The Mammaliicoccus sciuri genome window below encodes:
- a CDS encoding YSIRK-type signal peptide-containing protein yields the protein MKGKKYDFLPNRLNKYSIRKFTVGTASLLIGATLVFGIGNEAKADEISNTTGQVSFDNGSSFKENSSQSSELEKTPSTEETTKEEQPSTEETTKEEQPSTEETTKEEQPSTEETTKEEQSSTEEVTKEEQSSTEEVTKEEQPSTEEVTKEEQPSTEEVTKEEQPSTEETTKEEQPSTEETTKEEQPSTEETTKEEQPSTEEVTKEEQSSTEEVTKEEQSSTEEVTEDTDLNTNTSTLQEQLENTENKEEIVNQYLTEQLSEEEADAIIEIANIDYNNATTEEINDEILKAALINLSNEIDSEQPLATRATRMFSAINTLAADIPNETKYQFPTDSDLAYLLRDLKYDATTVNEDTSLRYAGLNQFENADSSSIKLQLTKWLATSSQFRNGGNINLSFPQEAFSSQIESITLNGVQMTSNSDGSNWSAPVNGRTVNSGLIGVVTNHDLIINLKDNQTLQSLGYTNDKPVYVLHTWTNNKGEVAAESIDTSFISPTVNTDVDNSKSTDFTAGKVKNQIHYNKDNQTIDSVHTFKPNQNFLQTDYNWVLYIKEQVPQDLLPYIDLNNIELYVSDENGNKIRENRVVNVFADDKGLVDTSKVDSISILDNNTIRDLNNARGELDRNVFYGALGQSRSYTLSYSLLPGITLEKIAKDLNESTEDARLDFSSWLEADYVDNRSDNGAPFQPLEGSYATSYLDFYDYDNDGVPDIIDDEPEIGNNDPTIDPIEDQIITEGESITPISITPQDDDNDPLTTTVTNLPEGVSYNEATGQIEGTPQVNDWKDTEEVRDYEVQVTVDDGQGGQTVETFIISVNRDTDKDTVADITDTDDDNDGVNDSDEEASNLDPKNKDTDGNGVTDGEEDTDNDGYTNDEESDDKSSTITDKDNDGVSDVVDPADTDGDGITDDVDTDDDNDGVNDSDEEASNLDPKNKDTDGNGVTDGEEDTDNDGYTNDEESDDKSSTITDKDNDGVSDVVDPADTDGDGITDDIDTDDDNDGVNDSDEEASNLDPKNKDTDGNGVTDGEEDTDNDGYTNDEESDDKSSTITDKDNDGVSDVVDLADTDGDGITDDVDTDDDNDGVNDSDEEASNLDPKNKDTDGNGVTDGEEDTDNDGYTNDEESDDKSSTITDKDNDGVSDVVDPADTDGDGITDDVDTDDDNDGVNDSDEEASNLDPKNKDTDGNGVTDGEEDTDNDGYTNDEESDDKSSTITDKDNDGVSDVVDPADTDGDGITDDIDTDDDNDGVNDSDEEASNLDPKNKDTDGNGVTDGEEDTDNDGYTNDEESDDKSSTITDKDNDGVSDVVDPADTDGDGITDDVDTDDDNDGVNDSDEEASNLDPKNKDTDGNGVKDGEEDTDNDGYTNDEESDDKSSTITDKDNDGVSDVVDPADTDGDGITDDVDTDDDNDGVNDSDEEASNLDPKNKDTDGNGVTDGEEDTDNDGYTNDEESDDKSSTITDKDNDGVSDVVDPADTDGDGITDDVDTDDDNDGVNDSDEEASNLDPKNKDTDGNGVTDGEEDTDNDGYTNDEESDDKSSTITDKDNDGVSDVVDPADTDGDGITDDVDTDDDNDGVNDSDEEASNLDPKNKDTDGNGVTDGEEDTDNDGYTNDEESDDKSSTITDKDNDGVSDVVDPADTDGDGITDDIDTDDDNDGVNDSDEEASNLDPKNKDTDGNGVTDGEEDTDNDGYTNDEESDDKSSTITDKDNDGVSDVVDPADTDGDGITDDVDTDDDNDGVNDSDEEASNLDPKNKDTDGNGVTDGEEDTDNDGYTNDEESDDKSSTITDKDNDGVSDVVDPADTDGDGITDDVDTDDDNASADSSNQVPDLNEGSSTSNNTDNKGNNEDKALPETGESDSKQGTIFGALFAGLGSLLLFRRRNKKEEK from the coding sequence ATGAAAGGGAAAAAGTATGATTTTTTGCCAAATAGGCTAAATAAATATTCAATTCGTAAATTCACTGTTGGAACAGCTTCACTATTAATTGGTGCTACATTAGTATTTGGTATTGGAAATGAAGCAAAAGCAGATGAGATATCGAATACTACAGGTCAGGTAAGTTTTGATAATGGAAGTTCTTTTAAAGAAAATTCTTCACAGTCGTCTGAATTAGAAAAAACACCAAGTACTGAGGAGACGACAAAAGAAGAGCAACCAAGTACTGAGGAGACGACAAAAGAAGAGCAACCAAGTACTGAGGAGACAACAAAAGAAGAGCAACCAAGTACTGAAGAGACAACAAAAGAGGAGCAATCAAGTACTGAAGAAGTAACAAAAGAAGAGCAATCAAGTACTGAAGAAGTAACAAAAGAAGAGCAACCAAGTACTGAAGAAGTAACAAAAGAAGAGCAACCAAGTACTGAAGAAGTAACAAAAGAAGAGCAACCAAGTACTGAGGAGACAACAAAAGAAGAGCAACCAAGTACTGAGGAGACAACAAAAGAAGAGCAACCAAGTACTGAGGAGACAACAAAAGAAGAGCAACCAAGTACTGAAGAAGTAACAAAAGAAGAGCAATCAAGTACTGAAGAAGTAACAAAAGAAGAGCAATCAAGTACTGAAGAAGTAACAGAGGATACTGATTTAAACACTAATACTTCCACTTTACAAGAACAGCTTGAAAATACAGAAAATAAAGAAGAAATAGTGAATCAATATTTAACAGAGCAGTTATCTGAAGAAGAAGCAGATGCGATTATAGAAATTGCTAATATAGACTATAATAATGCAACAACAGAAGAAATTAATGATGAGATTTTGAAGGCGGCTTTAATAAACTTGTCTAACGAGATTGATAGTGAACAGCCATTGGCTACTAGAGCAACTCGTATGTTTTCAGCAATTAATACTTTAGCAGCTGATATACCAAATGAAACAAAATATCAATTCCCAACTGATTCTGATTTAGCATACTTATTGAGAGATTTAAAGTATGATGCAACAACAGTAAATGAAGATACTTCTTTAAGATATGCTGGGTTAAATCAATTTGAAAATGCAGATAGTAGTTCAATTAAATTGCAATTAACAAAATGGTTAGCTACTTCAAGTCAATTTAGAAATGGAGGTAATATTAATTTATCATTCCCACAAGAAGCATTTTCAAGTCAAATTGAATCTATTACTTTAAATGGTGTTCAAATGACATCAAATAGTGATGGATCAAACTGGAGTGCGCCAGTGAACGGTCGGACGGTTAATTCTGGATTAATTGGTGTTGTTACCAATCATGATTTAATTATTAATTTAAAAGATAATCAAACACTGCAGTCTTTAGGTTATACCAATGATAAACCTGTATATGTACTACATACTTGGACTAATAATAAAGGTGAAGTTGCTGCTGAGAGTATTGATACATCATTTATTAGTCCAACTGTTAATACAGATGTAGATAACAGTAAGAGTACAGACTTTACAGCTGGAAAAGTTAAAAATCAAATTCATTATAATAAAGATAATCAAACAATAGATTCAGTTCACACATTTAAGCCAAACCAAAACTTTTTACAAACGGATTATAATTGGGTTTTATATATTAAAGAGCAAGTTCCTCAAGACTTATTACCTTATATAGATTTAAATAATATTGAACTTTATGTATCAGATGAAAATGGTAATAAAATCCGTGAAAATAGAGTTGTTAATGTTTTTGCAGACGACAAGGGCTTGGTTGATACTAGTAAAGTAGATAGCATCTCAATCTTAGATAATAATACAATTAGGGATTTAAATAATGCTAGAGGTGAATTAGATAGAAATGTATTTTACGGTGCATTAGGACAATCAAGAAGTTACACATTATCTTATTCATTACTTCCTGGTATTACTTTAGAAAAAATTGCTAAAGATTTAAATGAAAGTACAGAAGATGCGCGTTTAGACTTTTCATCTTGGTTAGAAGCAGATTATGTAGATAATCGATCTGATAATGGAGCACCATTCCAGCCTTTAGAAGGTTCGTATGCTACATCATATCTAGATTTTTATGACTATGACAATGATGGTGTACCAGATATTATTGATGATGAACCAGAAATAGGTAATAATGACCCTACAATTGATCCTATTGAGGATCAAATTATTACTGAGGGGGAAAGTATAACTCCTATTAGCATTACACCTCAAGATGATGACAATGATCCGTTAACTACAACGGTTACAAACTTACCCGAAGGCGTTAGTTATAATGAAGCAACTGGACAAATAGAAGGTACTCCACAAGTAAATGATTGGAAAGATACTGAAGAAGTTCGTGACTATGAAGTTCAAGTAACAGTAGATGATGGTCAAGGTGGACAAACTGTCGAAACATTTATTATCAGTGTTAATAGAGACACTGATAAAGATACAGTTGCAGATATAACAGATACAGATGATGATAATGACGGCGTTAACGATAGTGATGAAGAAGCTTCTAACTTAGATCCGAAGAACAAAGATACCGACGGTAATGGCGTAACAGACGGAGAAGAAGATACAGATAATGATGGTTATACAAATGACGAAGAGTCAGATGATAAGTCATCAACAATCACAGATAAAGATAACGACGGTGTATCAGATGTAGTAGATCCAGCAGATACAGATGGAGACGGCATCACAGATGATGTTGATACAGATGATGATAATGACGGCGTTAACGATAGTGATGAAGAAGCTTCTAACTTAGATCCGAAGAACAAAGATACCGACGGTAATGGCGTAACAGACGGAGAAGAAGATACAGATAATGATGGTTATACAAATGACGAAGAGTCAGATGATAAGTCATCAACAATCACAGATAAAGATAACGACGGTGTATCAGATGTAGTAGATCCAGCAGATACAGATGGAGACGGCATCACAGATGATATTGATACAGATGATGATAATGACGGCGTTAACGATAGTGATGAAGAAGCTTCTAACTTAGATCCGAAGAACAAAGATACCGACGGTAATGGCGTAACAGACGGAGAAGAAGATACAGATAATGATGGTTATACAAATGACGAAGAGTCAGATGATAAGTCATCAACAATCACAGATAAAGATAACGACGGTGTATCAGATGTAGTAGATCTAGCAGATACAGATGGAGACGGCATCACAGATGATGTTGATACAGATGATGATAATGACGGCGTTAACGATAGTGATGAAGAAGCTTCTAACTTAGATCCGAAGAACAAAGATACCGACGGTAATGGCGTAACAGACGGAGAAGAAGATACAGATAATGATGGTTATACAAATGACGAAGAGTCAGATGATAAGTCATCAACAATCACAGATAAAGATAACGACGGTGTATCAGATGTAGTAGATCCAGCAGATACAGATGGAGACGGCATCACAGATGATGTTGATACAGATGATGATAATGACGGCGTTAACGATAGTGATGAAGAAGCTTCTAACTTAGATCCGAAGAACAAAGATACCGACGGTAATGGCGTAACAGACGGAGAAGAAGATACAGATAATGATGGTTATACAAATGACGAAGAGTCAGATGATAAGTCATCAACAATCACAGATAAAGATAACGACGGTGTATCAGATGTAGTAGATCCAGCAGATACAGATGGAGACGGCATCACAGATGATATTGATACAGATGATGATAATGACGGCGTTAACGATAGTGATGAAGAAGCTTCTAACTTAGATCCGAAGAACAAAGATACCGACGGTAATGGCGTAACAGACGGAGAAGAAGATACAGATAATGATGGTTATACAAATGACGAAGAGTCAGATGATAAGTCATCAACAATCACAGATAAAGATAACGACGGTGTATCAGATGTAGTAGATCCAGCAGATACAGATGGAGACGGCATCACAGATGATGTTGATACAGATGATGATAATGACGGCGTTAACGATAGTGATGAAGAAGCTTCTAACTTAGATCCGAAGAACAAAGATACCGACGGTAATGGCGTAAAAGACGGAGAAGAAGATACAGATAATGATGGTTATACAAATGACGAAGAGTCAGATGATAAGTCATCAACAATCACAGATAAAGATAACGACGGTGTATCAGATGTAGTAGATCCAGCAGATACAGATGGAGACGGCATCACAGATGATGTTGATACAGATGATGATAATGACGGCGTTAACGATAGTGATGAAGAAGCTTCTAACTTAGATCCGAAGAACAAAGATACCGACGGTAATGGCGTAACAGACGGAGAAGAAGATACAGATAATGATGGTTATACAAATGACGAAGAGTCAGATGATAAGTCATCAACAATCACAGATAAAGATAACGACGGTGTATCAGATGTAGTAGATCCAGCAGATACAGATGGAGACGGCATCACAGATGATGTTGATACAGATGATGATAATGACGGCGTTAACGATAGTGATGAAGAAGCTTCTAACTTAGATCCGAAGAACAAAGATACCGACGGTAATGGCGTAACAGACGGAGAAGAAGATACAGATAATGATGGTTATACAAATGACGAAGAGTCAGATGATAAGTCATCAACAATCACAGATAAAGATAACGACGGTGTATCAGATGTAGTAGATCCAGCAGATACAGATGGAGACGGCATCACAGATGATGTTGATACAGATGATGATAATGACGGCGTTAACGATAGTGATGAAGAAGCTTCTAACTTAGATCCGAAGAACAAAGATACCGACGGTAATGGCGTAACAGACGGAGAAGAAGATACAGATAATGATGGTTATACAAATGACGAAGAGTCAGATGATAAGTCATCAACAATCACAGATAAAGATAACGACGGTGTATCAGATGTAGTAGATCCAGCAGATACAGATGGAGACGGCATCACAGATGATATTGATACAGATGATGATAATGACGGCGTTAACGATAGTGATGAAGAAGCTTCTAACTTAGATCCGAAGAACAAAGATACCGACGGTAATGGCGTAACAGACGGAGAAGAAGATACAGATAATGATGGTTATACAAATGACGAAGAGTCAGATGATAAGTCATCAACAATCACAGATAAAGATAACGACGGTGTATCAGATGTAGTAGATCCAGCAGATACAGATGGAGACGGCATCACAGATGATGTTGATACAGATGATGATAATGACGGCGTTAACGATAGTGATGAAGAAGCTTCTAACTTAGATCCGAAGAACAAAGATACCGACGGTAATGGCGTAACAGACGGAGAAGAAGATACAGATAATGATGGTTATACAAATGACGAAGAGTCAGATGATAAGTCATCAACAATCACAGATAAAGATAACGACGGTGTATCAGATGTAGTAGATCCAGCAGATACAGATGGAGACGGCATCACAGATGATGTTGATACAGATGATGATAATGCCTCTGCAGATTCAAGTAATCAAGTGCCAGATTTAAATGAAGGTAGTAGCACTTCAAATAATACTGATAACAAAGGTAATAATGAAGATAAGGCTTTACCTGAAACTGGTGAAAGTGATAGTAAGCAAGGTACTATTTTTGGAGCATTATTTGCGGGATTAGGATCATTATTATTATTCAGACGACGTAATAAAAAAGAAGAAAAGTAA
- a CDS encoding IS6-like element IS257 family transposase — translation MNYFRYKQFNKDVITLAVGYYLRYALSYRDISEILRERGVNVHHSTVYRWVQEYAPILYQIWKKKHKKAYYKWRIDETYIKIKGKWNYLYRAIDAEGHTLDIWLRKQRDNHSAYAFIKRLIKQFGKPQKVITDQAPSTKVAMAKVIKAFKLKPDCHCTSKYLNNLIEQDHRYIKVRKTRYQSINTAKNTLKGIECIYALYKKNRRSLQIYGFSPCHEISIMLAS, via the coding sequence ATGAACTATTTCAGATATAAACAATTTAACAAGGACGTCATCACTTTAGCCGTTGGCTACTATCTAAGATATGCATTGAGTTATCGTGATATATCTGAAATATTAAGGGAGCGTGGTGTAAATGTTCATCATTCAACGGTCTACCGTTGGGTTCAAGAATATGCCCCGATTTTATATCAAATTTGGAAGAAAAAGCATAAAAAAGCTTATTACAAATGGCGTATTGATGAGACGTACATCAAAATAAAAGGAAAATGGAACTATTTATATCGTGCCATTGATGCAGAGGGACATACATTAGATATTTGGTTGCGTAAGCAACGAGATAATCATTCAGCATATGCATTTATCAAACGTCTCATTAAACAATTTGGTAAACCTCAAAAAGTGATTACAGATCAGGCACCTTCAACGAAGGTAGCAATGGCTAAAGTCATTAAAGCTTTTAAACTTAAACCTGACTGTCATTGTACATCGAAATATCTGAATAATCTCATTGAGCAAGATCACCGTTATATTAAAGTAAGAAAGACAAGATATCAAAGTATCAATACGGCAAAGAATACTTTAAAAGGTATTGAATGTATTTACGCTCTATATAAAAAGAACCGCAGGTCTCTTCAGATCTACGGATTTTCGCCATGCCACGAAATTAGCATCATGCTAGCAAGTTAA
- a CDS encoding protein rep, whose protein sequence is MDKYTEKKLRNQVFQKFIERHVGENQMTLVRECNTFLSFVTDKSLEKNKLYKANSCKNRFCPVCAWRKARKDALGLSLMMQHVQKEHKKEFIFLTLTTPNVFKNGLEDEIKHYNQSFRRLSNRTKFKKVVKGYVRKLEITYNKERDDYNPHFHVLIAVNKSYFTDKNYYISQKEWLNLWRDVTGMPEITQVHVEKVKANNDKELYEMAKYSGKDSDYLSNQKVFDAYYRSLKGKQVLVYSGLFKEARKLLKNGDLDYLKEIDPTEYIYQIFYIWKQKEYLASELHDLTEQEKRELNHQMIDEIEEET, encoded by the coding sequence ATGGATAAGTATACTGAGAAGAAACTTAGAAATCAAGTATTTCAGAAATTTATAGAGCGACATGTAGGAGAAAATCAAATGACATTGGTACGGGAATGTAATACCTTTTTGTCTTTCGTGACAGATAAGTCGTTAGAAAAAAATAAGTTATATAAGGCTAATTCGTGTAAAAATCGATTTTGTCCGGTTTGTGCTTGGCGTAAAGCTAGAAAAGATGCGTTGGGTTTATCTTTGATGATGCAGCATGTACAAAAAGAACATAAAAAAGAATTTATATTTTTAACGTTAACGACACCTAATGTATTTAAAAATGGATTAGAAGATGAAATTAAGCATTATAATCAATCTTTTAGAAGATTGAGTAATAGAACGAAATTCAAGAAAGTTGTTAAGGGTTATGTAAGGAAATTAGAGATTACATACAACAAAGAGCGGGACGATTATAATCCCCATTTTCACGTTTTAATTGCAGTTAACAAATCTTATTTTACAGATAAAAATTATTATATTAGTCAGAAAGAATGGTTAAATTTATGGCGAGATGTGACAGGAATGCCAGAAATTACACAAGTTCATGTTGAGAAAGTTAAGGCTAATAATGACAAAGAACTTTATGAAATGGCTAAATATTCTGGTAAAGATAGTGATTATTTAAGTAATCAAAAAGTATTTGACGCGTATTATCGTTCTTTAAAAGGTAAGCAGGTATTAGTGTATTCGGGATTGTTTAAAGAGGCGAGAAAGTTATTAAAAAATGGCGATTTAGATTATTTAAAAGAGATTGATCCAACTGAATATATTTATCAAATTTTTTATATTTGGAAACAAAAAGAATATTTAGCGAGTGAACTGCATGATTTAACAGAACAAGAAAAAAGAGAATTAAATCATCAAATGATTGATGAAATTGAAGAAGAAACATAG
- a CDS encoding MerR family transcriptional regulator translates to MKTKEVVDLLEVSQDTLRYYEKVGVIPPVKRDSNGYREYQNNDLNWIYLVKNLRRAGVGIESLIEFCRLAQLPKDEYIKNQQKEILQNQLEELNEQLDLILNARNLLQYKIDNYDNHIAKIDAGEVDNENVERLWEKTLNK, encoded by the coding sequence TTGAAGACTAAAGAAGTTGTGGATTTATTGGAAGTATCACAAGATACACTTAGATATTATGAGAAGGTTGGCGTGATACCACCTGTAAAGCGGGATTCGAATGGTTACCGAGAATATCAAAATAATGATCTAAACTGGATTTACTTAGTGAAGAATTTGAGAAGAGCAGGCGTTGGTATCGAGTCGCTTATTGAATTTTGCAGATTAGCGCAATTACCGAAAGACGAATATATTAAAAATCAACAAAAAGAAATATTACAAAATCAATTAGAAGAATTGAATGAACAGCTCGATTTAATCCTAAATGCTCGAAACTTACTTCAATATAAAATCGATAACTACGATAACCATATTGCTAAAATTGATGCTGGTGAAGTAGATAATGAAAATGTTGAACGATTATGGGAAAAAACATTAAACAAATAA
- a CDS encoding aldo/keto reductase: protein MTHIELSKDVNIPVLGFGVYQIPKEETKEAVVNAIKAGYRHIDTAQAYMNETEVGEGIRASGVDRSELFITTKVWVENIHYEGTLQSIERSLERLDLEYIDLVLIHQPYNDIFGSWRALEELKESGKIKSIGVSNFGIDRIVDLGANSKVQPQVNQIEINPFHQREEQVTAMQKENVVVEAWAPFAEGKNGLFQNEVLQEIGDKYQKSIAQVILRWLVERDIVVLAKTVSAERMAENLNIFDFELTEEDKQKIATLDEKDSQFFSHQDPERIKEISARKLNV, encoded by the coding sequence ATGACTCATATTGAATTAAGTAAAGATGTTAACATTCCGGTTCTAGGATTTGGTGTTTATCAAATACCTAAAGAAGAAACAAAAGAAGCAGTGGTAAATGCGATTAAAGCAGGTTATAGACATATTGATACTGCTCAAGCATATATGAATGAAACAGAAGTAGGAGAAGGTATTAGAGCTTCAGGTGTTGATAGAAGCGAATTGTTTATCACAACAAAAGTTTGGGTGGAGAATATTCATTATGAAGGAACACTTCAATCAATCGAACGCTCATTAGAACGATTAGATCTGGAGTATATCGATTTAGTACTGATTCACCAACCATATAACGATATCTTTGGTTCATGGAGAGCACTAGAAGAACTGAAAGAAAGCGGTAAAATTAAATCAATAGGTGTATCAAACTTCGGTATTGATCGCATTGTTGATTTAGGTGCAAACAGTAAAGTTCAACCACAAGTTAATCAAATAGAAATCAATCCATTCCACCAACGAGAAGAACAAGTAACAGCCATGCAGAAAGAAAATGTCGTAGTAGAAGCATGGGCTCCATTTGCTGAAGGTAAAAATGGTTTGTTCCAAAATGAAGTGTTACAAGAAATTGGAGATAAATATCAAAAATCAATCGCACAAGTTATACTACGCTGGTTAGTAGAACGTGATATTGTGGTCTTAGCTAAGACGGTTAGTGCAGAAAGAATGGCAGAAAACTTAAATATCTTTGACTTTGAACTGACAGAAGAAGACAAACAGAAAATCGCAACATTAGACGAGAAAGATAGCCAATTCTTCTCACATCAAGATCCAGAAAGAATTAAAGAAATTTCAGCAAGAAAACTTAACGTATAA
- a CDS encoding IS3 family transposase (programmed frameshift) yields MYKTRLPVKLYQEIFDLHEKGYSFQNVIDKLNLDISDSVIRFKYKVYKQHGITALINKNRNKIYTREFKEKVVKEYLETNKTYSDLAAYYNISHHATLKNWVEKYTEGKENKSYFPYLEVDTMNTRKTTFEERIEIAKYCIENNRDFNKTAEKYQVNYSQVYNWVKKYEKHGDIGLVDGRGKGKPVEALTREEELELKIKALEQRNKFLQMENEVLKKQEEIERQDESKIKQIAAYKTIEALKDKYPIKWICAALEISRASYYKWKNREVSESERFNNELKDEIFRIYHEHDGIYGYRRIYIYLRLYTKFQVNHKRVYRIMKKYGLKAVIRKKRRQYKLSKPEITSQNILNRKFTTSKVNKVWLTDVTEFKLKNGSKVYLSAIYDLGAKKVISHVVSSQNNNKLVYDTFNKAIIKRNTEGIIFHSDRGFQYTSVLFREMIKNASMKQSMSRVGRCIDNGPMEGFWGLLKSEVFKDKSQTFNDIKHATKQINEYIKFYNSKRISLKMAALIKAQPTY; encoded by the exons ATGTATAAAACTAGACTACCTGTTAAACTGTATCAGGAAATCTTCGATTTGCATGAAAAGGGTTATTCCTTTCAAAATGTAATTGATAAGTTAAATTTAGATATTAGTGATAGTGTGATTCGATTTAAATATAAAGTGTATAAGCAACATGGTATAACAGCACTTATAAATAAGAATCGAAATAAAATCTATACACGCGAATTTAAAGAAAAAGTTGTTAAAGAATATCTAGAGACTAATAAGACGTATTCAGATCTAGCAGCCTATTACAATATTTCACATCATGCTACTTTAAAAAATTGGGTGGAAAAGTATACTGAAGGAAAGGAAAATAAATCTTATTTTCCATATCTGGAGGTAGACACTATGAATACTAGAAAAACAACATTTGAAGAGAGAATTGAAATAGCTAAATATTGTATTGAAAATAATAGAGACTTTAATAAGACAGCTGAAAAGTACCAAGTTAACTATTCACAAGTCTATAATTGGGTAAAAAAGTATGAAAAACATGGTGATATTGGTTTAGTAGATGGTAGAGGTAAAGGAAAACCAGTTGAAGCTTTAACTAGAGAAGAAGAACTTGAATTAAAAATAAAAGCACTTGAACAAAGAAATAAATTTCTCCAAATGGAGAATGAGGTATTAAAAAAGCAGGAAGAAATAGAGAGGCAG GATGAATCGAAAATCAAGCAAATAGCAGCATACAAGACAATCGAAGCATTAAAAGATAAGTATCCAATCAAATGGATATGCGCCGCACTTGAAATATCGAGAGCAAGTTATTATAAATGGAAAAACAGAGAGGTTTCAGAATCTGAAAGATTCAATAACGAATTAAAAGATGAGATTTTCAGGATTTATCATGAACATGATGGCATATATGGATATCGAAGAATTTATATTTATCTGAGATTATATACTAAATTCCAGGTTAATCATAAACGCGTATATAGAATTATGAAGAAGTATGGATTAAAAGCTGTCATTAGAAAAAAGAGAAGGCAATATAAACTTAGTAAGCCAGAAATCACTTCTCAAAATATCCTAAACAGAAAATTTACAACAAGTAAAGTTAATAAGGTCTGGTTAACAGATGTGACAGAATTTAAATTGAAAAATGGATCTAAAGTGTATTTAAGCGCTATTTATGATTTAGGTGCTAAGAAAGTCATCAGCCATGTAGTCTCATCTCAAAACAATAATAAGCTTGTATACGATACCTTTAACAAAGCCATAATTAAAAGAAATACCGAAGGCATTATATTTCATAGCGACAGAGGATTCCAATATACGAGTGTTCTATTTAGAGAGATGATTAAAAATGCTTCTATGAAGCAAAGCATGTCTCGTGTAGGTAGATGTATTGATAATGGTCCTATGGAAGGCTTTTGGGGGTTACTCAAATCAGAGGTATTCAAAGACAAATCTCAAACATTCAATGATATAAAACACGCCACAAAGCAAATAAATGAATATATAAAATTTTATAATTCTAAAAGAATTTCATTAAAAATGGCTGCGCTTATAAAAGCACAGCCAACATATTGA
- a CDS encoding type II toxin-antitoxin system Phd/YefM family antitoxin codes for MTVISYSNARKNFRKLIDKVNNDSDTVTITTNESNAVLMGEDDYNSIMETLYLQQSPANAKHLAKSIEEAEGNNTVEVDIESYE; via the coding sequence ATGACTGTAATAAGTTATTCAAACGCTCGTAAAAATTTTAGGAAATTGATTGATAAAGTAAATAATGATAGTGATACCGTAACGATTACTACTAATGAAAGTAATGCTGTTTTAATGGGTGAAGATGATTATAATTCAATTATGGAGACACTTTATTTACAACAATCACCTGCTAATGCTAAACACTTAGCAAAATCTATTGAAGAAGCGGAAGGAAATAATACTGTTGAGGTAGATATAGAATCCTATGAGTAA
- a CDS encoding Txe/YoeB family addiction module toxin, with protein MSKRNIIFTPTAFEDYEYWLAQDKKLLKKINSLIKSIQRDGQLEGEGKPEPLKGNLQGYCSRRINHEHRLVYMVKENHIIIIGCRYHY; from the coding sequence ATGAGTAAACGAAACATTATATTTACGCCTACCGCTTTTGAAGATTATGAGTATTGGCTAGCACAAGATAAAAAGTTATTAAAGAAGATTAACAGTCTAATAAAAAGTATTCAGCGCGATGGCCAATTAGAAGGAGAAGGTAAACCTGAACCACTAAAAGGCAATTTACAAGGCTACTGTAGTAGACGTATTAATCATGAACACAGACTAGTTTATATGGTTAAAGAAAATCACATTATCATTATAGGATGTAGATATCATTATTAA